GCTGTGATGGGAAACCGCTTTGGGTAAACGTGGCATTCTACCTGCAAAAGGATTCGGCCCATGCCAAAAAGGATCTTGATTCACTGTCAAACGTGCTGCTTGCAGTACTCTCAACTGAGATGTCGTCTGGAAAGGATGCGGAGCCAGGACTGGGCATCATAAAAGATGACTCTGTAATATACAAGATCGTCTTTGAGAAAAAGATCGTAGAGTCGGAAAAGGACGAGGGGCTGTCGTTCTCAATTTACGAATGGGCGTATTCATAAGTACGCTGATGATTTCTACGCAGCCGTTTTATTTTCAAAATAAGAAAAGACATCACGAGTTTAGCAGACTCTGCCAACCATACCCACGGGCTTGGGGGATTCCCCAGGCCCAACAACAGCCGAGTTGCATTTAATTATAATAAACAATCAATTTTCTTGTGCAACTCCTAGGCAGGCTGGAGATAAAATCCAGACAAAAGATCATCGACTTTCTAAATGAGGAACACGTAGGCAGGATCGCATCTATTGACAAGAACGGATTCCCCCAGGTAATACCGATGAACTTTGTCTTTGCGAACGACGCAATCTACATGCACTCGCACCCAAGAGGCGAAAAAATTGAAAACATCAAGCAAAACAGCAGAGTCGGCTTTGAGGTAGACAGGGAACTAGAGTTTTTGCCGTCATATTTTACCCATCCCACGGACGCATCGCAGGCAGACACATTGTACATCAGCGTAGTCATCAAGGGAACAGGCGTCATAATATCTGACAACAACGAAAAGGCCATGGCATTAAACGCACTAATGGAAAAGTACCAGCCGGAAGGAAACTATGAGAGTTTGACAGCAGGCATGCCGGTGGTAGAAGAGGTGGCAGTAATCAAGGTGGTTCCACACGAGATGCGAGGAAAATACAAAGTTGGACAGCACATGGACAAGAACGCAAGAATCAGTCTTGCGGAAAACATCCTCAGGCGCAATTCAGACACAGCGCGAAGAACCCTCAAATTGATGGGCTTCGAGGTAGTTGAAAACAAAGTCAAGATGATCGAAGATCCACAGTGGTAGTTAGCTGGAGAGGGTTCCGCCAAGGTTGAGTTTGTATGGAAGGTCCTTGTTTACAAGATAAAATAGTTGGTTTTCAGCGCTCACGTTTTGCCGATTGTTGTTGTCCGTAAGAATCGGCTCATCAAGGTTTACCACAATGACAAATGTGCCCACGCTGTCAGACACCACTGTCAGGCTCATCTTTTGGCCTGTGACCTCGGCTCGCACGTTCTTCATGTCAATTGCGGTGCTGGCAAGCACAAGTTTGGCATCATATACCGAGAATGCCTCAAGGTTTGAGCCAGGCACAGGCCTCATCTTCAGTGTCATGCTGACATCCTTTGAGATGTGTGATGATCCAAGCAATGCAGTCCCCCGCAAATCGAGCCTGAACTCTTTGCTTTCAAGTTCCGCGAGTCGAGATTTTGACTCCGTGTTTTGCTGTGCTCGTATCTTTTTTTCCAAGGAGGGGCTCTTTTCCACAGTCGCTGCAGAAATGCTTGGCTCTTGCACCATAGTTGTCTTGGCAGTATGTTGTGGCATCTCGTATTCGGCGTTTGATGTTTTTTCAGATATTTTTTGAGGGAGCAGTCTATCTCCCAAGTCAAAGAGCCAAAAGGCTGCAACAAGTGTGACAACGATGCACGAAATTCCGATCAGATGTGAGTTATGCCCGCCTTGCAACCAAGATGCAGTTTTTCACTTTCATTTAAAAAAGAGACGTATGAATTATCAGTATACTATGTAGACAGCTGATGCCAAGCTAACACGGAAGAGTGCCATTGCTTTAAATCTAGATTGTGGCGATCGGATCTGTTGCAACTACATGGATTTCAGATAGAGTCAGAGTTTGCGCCTACAGGGGATCAGCCGGAGGCAATTGCAAAGCTTGTCAAAGGAGTACAGGAAGGCAAAGTACAGACGTTGTTAGGTGTGACAGGAAGCGGCAAGACGTTCAGCATTGCGAACGTGATTGCAAGAACTGGAAAAAACACACTGGTCATATCTCACAACAAGACACTGGCAGCTCAGCTGTATTCTGAGCTAAAGCAGTTCTTCCCAAAAAACAACGTTGGGTATTTTGTATCATATTATGACTATTATCAGCCGGAAAGCTACCTGCCGCAGACAGACACATACATAGAAAAAGACACAGAAATCAACGAGAAAATCGAGAAGATGCGACTGGAGGCTACCGCGATGCTGCTTTCAGGAGAGCCCACAGTCATAGTGGCGACGGTCTCGTGCATCTATTCACTTGGCTCCCCAAAGGATTGGGAGGAGATGTCAATATCAATCACAGTCGGCGCCAGCCATTCACGCTCAGAATTAATCAAAAAGATAGTCAACGCAAGGTATGAGAGAAACGACTTGGAGGTGGCGCCTGGGAATTTCCGTGTCAAAGGCGACACCATAGACATAGTTCCGGCATACTCTGAGGAGCTTGTGAGAATCTCGCTGTTCGGAGACGAGATAGAAAAGATAACAATCCTAGATCACATTACGCTAAAAGAAAAAAGAAGACTAAAGGCAATCAAAATATTTCCAGCAAAACACTACCTGGTTGCAAACGATGTAAGGCAGCGGGCCGTCAAGTCGATTCGCGAGGAGTTAAAACACAGACTGGTGGAGCTCAACGAGCTTGAGCGCCAGAGATTGGAGATGCGCACCAAGTTTGACTTGGAGATGATAGAGGAGATCGGGTATTGCTCAGGGATTGAAAATTATTCAAGACATTTTGACGGAAGAAAACCCGGAGAGAAGGCATTTTGTCTTTTGGATTTTTTTGGAGATGACTTTTTGCTAGTCATTGATGAATCACATGTGACAATACCCCAGCTGCACGGAATGTACGGTGGGGACCACACTAGAAAAAAATCCCTGGTGGAGTACGGCTTTAGGTTGCCAAGTGCGTTTGACAACAGGCCACTAAAGTTTGAAGAGTTTGAACAATACATCAAAAACTGCATTTTTGTTTCAGCCACACCGTCAGAGTATGAGAGAAAGATATCCTACCAGATTGCAGAGCAGTTGGTCCGTCCGACGGGACTTGTTGACCCGCTAGTAGAAGTCAGGCCGACAAAAAACCAGATGGATGACTTGGTTTCCGAGATAGGGAGGAGGGCAAGAGAGAATCAACGAGTGCTTGTGACCACCCTGACAAAAAGGATGGCAGAGGACTTGGCAGAATATCTATCAAAAAAAGAGGTGCGTGTCAGGTATCTGCATTCGGAAATTGAAGGACTGCAAAGGACGGAGCTTATCAGGCAGCTCAGACTGGGCGATTTTGATGTCCTAGTAGGCATAAATTTGCTCAGGGAGGGACTGGACATTCCAGAGGTCGCCTTGGTCGCAATACTGGATGCAGACAAGGAGGGATTCCTAAGAAACTACACCAGCCTAATTCAGACATTTGGCAGGGCTGCAAGAAATGCAAACGGGTCAGTCATACTGTACGCAGACACCATCACAAAGTCGATGAAGGCGGCAATCGAGGAAACTGGTAGGAGGAGGGCAAGACAGATAGAATACAACAAAAAGCACAAGATTACACCAAGGACCATCATAAAGTCAATCCCTGAGCAGGTTGCCACACTTGACGACATAAAAAACAAGACACCCCACGATCTGAACAACGAGGCAATAGAGATAGAGGCACAAATGAAAAAATATGCAGAGGATTTAGACTTTGAGAAGGCAATAGAATGCAGAGACAGACTGAGAAGAGTTCAAGTAGAACTGGAGAAGAAAATTGTTCGATAAGCTAAAGATTCGCGGTGCAAGGCACCACAACCTAAAGAATCTGAACATAGACATCCCAAAGAACAAGATAGTGGTAATATCCGGACTGTCGGGCTCTGGCAAATCCACCCTGGCATTTGATACGATATACGCAGAGGGGCAAAGGAGATACGTAGAGTCACTTTCGTCATATGCAAGACAGTTCTTGGAGATGATGGACAAGCCGGATGTCGACTCTATTGAAGGACTCTCACCGGCAATATCAATTCAACAAAAGACGACGTCAAAAAATCCAAGGTCAACAGTCGGGACCACCACTGAAATCTATGATTACCTCAGGCTGCTCTATGCCAGAATAGGAACACCTCACTGTCCCAAGTGCAACAGAAAGATCTCAAACCAGTCAATAGAGTCAATCTGCGAGTCCATATTCAAGGACTTTGGGGAGAGGCAAGTTTTGGTACTAGCGCCGCTTGTGCAGAGAAAAAAGGGCACCTACGAGAAGCTGTTCGAGCAGATAAAAAAGGACGGATATTCAAGGGCGCGCGTAAACGGCGAGGTGGTGAGCCTGGAAGACGAGATTCCAAGGTTGGACAGGCAGAAATGGCACCACATTGAGATCATAGTAGACAGACTAAAGGCGTCAAAATCGGAGAAGAGTAGGCTCTTTGAGGCAATACAGACTGCACTAAAGGCTGCAAAAGGCTCCGTGCTCATAGTTGCAGAAAAAGACGAAAAGATGTTTTCCCAGAACAATGCATGCCCGTACTGCGGAATAACAATTGGCGAGATAGAACCTAGGACATTTTCATTCAATTCCCCGTTTGGATCATGCAAGGCGTGCAACGGCCTTGGGATAAAGATGGAGTTTGACGCAGACTTGGTGATACCAGACAAGACAAAATCAATCCTTGATGGGGCAATAGTCCCATGGAACGGCAGATTTTCATCGTTTAGAAAGCAGGAGCTACGCGCTGTCGGAAAAAAATTCAACTTTGATCTCATGACCCCCATCAACAAGATGAATCAGGATCAGATCAAGGTAATCCTGCACGGCACGGACCAGATGATCAACTTTCAGTACGAATCAAAGACGACTGACTCGTTTTGGAAATATACCAATGCGTTTGAGGGCGTACTCAACAATCTGCACCGGGTGTTCATGGAGACAGATTCAGAATCAAAACGGGAATGGTTGAAACGATTCATGCGAGATATTCCGTGCAACGAGTGCAACGGGAAAAAGCTAAAGCCCGAAGCGCTTGCAGTGCAGGTAAACGGCAAGGGAATCAGTGACGTGTGTGATCTTTCAGTTGACGAGTGCTACGACTTTTTCAAAAACATAACCCTGACCGATACTGAAAAATACATTGCAAAGGACGTCCTAAAAGAAGTAATAGAAAGACTGGAATTCCTCAAGAACGTAGGTCTAAACTATCTGACGCTAAACAGGCAGAGCTCAACGTTGTCTGGTGGAGAGTCACAGAGAATAAGACTTGCCACCCAGATTGGCTCGAACCTGACAGGCGTGTTATATGTGCTGGATGAGCCCACAATAGGCCTGCATCAACGCGACAATGCAAGGCTGATCAAGACTCTTCTGAAATTGAGGGATTTGGGCAACACCATCATAGTAGTAGAGCATGACGAGGAGGTAATAAGAAACGCAGACTGGATACTGGATCTGGGGCCAGGTGCAGGAGTTCACGGCGGCGCAGTTGTATTTGAGGGAACGGTAAAGCAAATTCTAAACAACCACAAGTCAGTGACTGGGGATTATCTTAAGAACAAGAACCTAATCACGCTTACAAACAAGACTCGCAACCAGAAAGGAAAGATCGTAATAAAGGGCGCGTCTGAGAACAACCTCAAGGACATAACAGTGGAGCTCCCACTCGGATATCTAATCACAGTAACAGGGGTATCCGGCTCAGGCAAATCCACACTCGTAAACGAAGTACTCCTAAAAGCACTGTCAAATCACTTTTACAAAGTATCAGACAAGCCAGGAAAGCACAAAGAGATTGCAGGCACCGAAAACATAGACAAGGTAATAGCAATAGACCAGTCACCCATCGGAAGAACACCAAGATCAAATCCTGCCACATACATCGGAGTGTTTACGCACATCAGGGACCTGTTTGCAAATACAGAGACTTCAAAGGAGCGAGGATACACACCCGGCCAGTTTTCATTCAACGTAGCAGATGGGAGATGTTTTGCGTGCGAGGGTGATGGGGTCAAGAAAATAGAAATGCAGTTCCTTTCCGACGTGTACGTCAGGTGCGACGAATGTAAGGGAAAAAGATACAACTCTGAGACGCTATCGGTACTGTACAAAGGAAAAAGCATCGCAGACGTGTTAGACATGACAGTTGAGGAGGCTCTACAATTCTTTGAGAATATACCGTCCATCAGGCGCATTTTGCAGACCATATACGACGTAGGACTTTCATACATCAAGCTGGGCCAGTCGTCGACTACGCTCTCAGGCGGCGAGGCTCAAAGAGTAAAACTTGCATCAGAGCTGGCAAAGAGAGACACTGGAAAGACCCTATACATACTTGATGAGCCCACTACTGGGCTCCATTTTGCAGACGTACAAAAACTCCTTGACGTTCTAAACAGGCTTGTGAATCTTGGCAACACGGTGGTAGTAATAGAGCACAACATAGATGTAATCAAAAACTCGGACTGGATAATCGACTTGGGTCCGGAAGGCGGGGACAGGGGAGGACAGGTTGTTGCGACAGGAACACCGTCGCAGGTGGCAGGCAACCCAAAGAGCTATACTGGTCACTACCTAAAGAAGCTGGTAAATTGACGCTGGATATAAAAAAAATTACGATTCCGGATCATCCCGGAATTTATTTGATGAAAGACGAATCAGGGAAGATAATCTACATTGGAAAAGCAAAAAATCTGAAAAATAGAGTCAGGTCATACTTCCTAAAGAATCAGAATTACAAGACGCAGAAACTTGTGGAAAAAATTGCAGACATAGAGTTCGTCTTGACCGACAACGAAAGCGAGGCATTCCTGCTTGAATCGAACATGATAAAACAATACAGACCTGTCTTCAACATAGAGCTAAAAGATCAGCAAAGGTACACGTACCTAAGGCTGACAGACGACAGATTTCCAAGGTTGGTTGTTGCAAGGAGGACTAGGACCGGCAAATTTCTTGGAGGCGGAAAAGTGTTCGGACCGTTCACCCACGGCAGTTCCAAGATTCTGACTATCGGATCACTGCGAAAGACATTCAAGATTCGAATATGTAAGAGACTTCCAAAGAAGGCGTGCTTGGAATACCACCTTGGAAACTGTGATGCACCGTGCGAATTCAAAGAGGCGCAATCCAAATATGATAAGAACATCTCAGAGATGGAATCAATACTCAGAGGGCGAGACCTTCAGGGATACGTCAAAAAACTTGAATCAGACATGAGCCAGGCATCGGCAAACCTTCAGTTCGAGCACGCCCGTGAGATTCGCGACACGCTGCAAAGGCTCAACAGCCTGAATGCCAAGCAAAAGATGGAGAGCGTTCGCGGACACGACGAGGAATATTTTGGAATTAAGATACAGGATCAGTCGGCCCTGGTAATGAATTTCAAAAAGATCAACGGAGTCATACGGGACAGCAACAGATTTTCATTTGACTTGGTTGCAGACAATTCCTTCTCGAATTTTTTGTTCCAGTACTATACAACAAACCAGATCCCGCCGCGCATACTGGTAAACGAGATGCCAGAAAATGTGGAGATTATAGAAGAACTGTTATCAAGGAATGCGGGATTTCAGGTGAAGATATCCATTCCAGCACATGGAAAACGAAAGGAAATGATGGAACTAATCCTAAGGAATATCGCGCTAATCCAGACAAAGGGGGCAAATCCGGCACTAATTGAGATGCAGGAGAGAATAGGACTGCCAAGCATCCCAAGGACAATAGAGTGCTTTGACATATCAAACCACGGCGCAGACTATGCGGTAGGCTCCATGTCCAGATTCATAGACGGCAGGCCTGACAAGTCAGGATATAGAAAATTCAAGATAAGAACGGTGTCAGGACGTGACGATTATGCAATGATCAACGAGGTGATAAAGCGCAGATATTTCAGACTAGACGAGGAAGGTGCCAAGATACCAGATTTGGTGCTAATTGATGGCGGGAAAGGTCAACTGAATTCGGCAGTCTCAGCACTACAAAGTCTCGGAATACATCTTCCATGCATATCACTTGCAAAGGAAAACGAGGAGGTGTTTGTACCAGGTAAAAAAGAACCAATCATAATTCCAAAGAACCAAGAGTCCCTGAAGATACTGCAGTTTGCCAGGGATGAGGCACATAGATTCGGCGTGGCATACAATCGATCGTTACGTATGCCAAAATCATAATTAAGTTAACGGATATTTGGTAATACTAATCATAATCAAATAAAAATTTAATTTTTCAACAACCTATGATATATACGTCTAATGAGATACTGCCCCATGAAGTACCAACTAATGGGCGGTTGCATGGAATAATGGCAACAGCATATGTTTTGATCAACTGTGAGCTAGGATCAGAGCAGGCAGTAATTGATCAGATAAAATCGATTGACGGCATAAAAGAGGTTAGGGGTGTGTTTGGAGCATATGACATCCTAATCAAGATAGAAACACCCTCGGTGGAACAACTGAGAGAGATAATCACGTGGAAGATTCGCAAGATAGACAAGATAAGATCCACTCTCACGCTGATGGGAATAGAAGGTCAGGGATGAATTGTCGACTGCGTACTTTCTGGTCAACACAAAGATAAAGCACGAGGTGGATGTAATCAACAGGATAAAGTCCATCCTAAGCCAGACCGAGCTTGCCCACGAGGTGCAGGGAGTATTTGGCATCTACGACATAGTGGTAAAAATTTCTGCAGCAAATGACGACACGCTGCGCAATGTAGTGTTAGAAAAGCTAAGAAAGATCGACAACATCGAATCTGCCATCACCATGATGGTAAACGAGGAGCAGGAATAGTTGCCTAGTGCATTTGTTATAATACACTGTGATCCGGCGGAGACATACTACGTAATACGGAATCTCAAGTACATTCCAGAGGTAAAGACTGCAGATGACGTCTTTGGGTATTACGAGGTCGTATGTAAAGTGGAGGCATCGACCCAAAAAGAGCTCGAAAAGATAATCACAAACAGCATAAGAAAGGTACAGCACATAATCAGCACGATGACGCTCACAGTCATTGACGGACAAGGATAATTGCATAAATTCATTTGATTAATCGAAAAATAATGAACATTTGTTAAATTAGTCACGGGATAGTTTTATCTTGTTTTTTGAGATATGTAGGATCTGGCAATATCTAGCATCTACAAGGCAATTTACGAGGCACGCCTAGATGCACGGCTTGAGGAGCTGCTGGTAAACCTTCTAAGATTCAATTCGTCAGTAAACGTGCAAGAGCCGATTCGAATATTTTTGTACAACTACCAGATAATGTCAGACAATTTTTGGGCGCAATATAGGAACTCCAAGTCATATGAGGATGTCCTAGAGTGCTATTACCAGTTTTCAAAAAACCAATGCGTGATAATAGAAACACTGTTGGAGAATCTCCGTATGGCGCAGAACACCGACCACCTAAAGGAGGATCTGCATTTGATGTTAAGGGACGCATTTACGTTTTAGTTCCAGTACGCATCGACACGACGTCTTTACACGTCAAATGTGAAATATGCTACCAAAAAGGCAAATAAAATTGCAAGATTCAACGCAGTCACGATTGCACCTATTTTGAAGAACTCCCAAAAAGAGAACGCGTGTTCTTTTTTCTTTTCTGCCGCCTCTAAGATAATGATGTTGCTTGCGGCTCCCAGAATGGTCAGATTTCCCGCAAGTGTGCTTGCAGACGCAAGTGCAATCCAAAATAGCGTGTCCTGCCCAGCATATCCAAGGCTGTGCATCACTGGGAGGTATACCGCAACAAATGGCACGTTACTCATGACTTGGCTCAGCCCGGTGCTAGTCACAAGTATGTTGAGCAGGGATTGGATTCCACCAGAAGGCCCTGCGGACGGAAAGAATGATGCAAATATTTCAATTATCCCCCCATTCCACATGGCTGCCATGAAGACAAACATGGCAGCAAAGAACGCAATTATCTTCCAGTTGATTTCCAGAAATATTTTTTTGCGGTGTCTGCTTGCGGCAAGCAATGTAAGTCCGCCCACAAATGCAACATGGCTAAAGTTGATCTCAGAGAGTCCATCGATTTTATTTACAAACCCTACTGTAAAAAATCCGACTATTACGAGCACCGCAATTAGTGAAGATGTTTTTGCAAGTGACAGATCCGTCACCATCCCAGTTGTTGTGACGGTAGACGGCATGACGGCTGCAGACAGGGATGTCTTGTAGAATCTTACCAAGACAAGATACGTTGTCGCCATGCATGCAAGTGTGGGGGCAATCAGATACAAAGCAAAATTCCAAAATGGTGACATCATTCCACTGCCCAATGCCACAAGAAGATTCTGAGGATTGCCAATCGGGGTCAGAACGCTCCCAATTGTTATCCCAAATGCAAGCGATATCAACAAAGGTGTCGGTTTTATTCCCATCTGAGTAGCAAGGCCAATCACAATAGGAGTTGCGACTAGTGCTACGGTGTCGTTGATCAGAAATGCGGATAAAAACCCGAGTACCAACAAAATGAAGAGTAGGACACGGTTTGGCGTCTTGGCATATTCTAGAATCCTTACTGTAACATACTTCAAGAGCCCAGACGACTCCATTCCAGAGACTAAGATGAACATTCCAAACAGGAACATGAGCACTTCAAAGTTTATCGCAAGATACGCCTGCTCAGGTGAAATTATCTGCAAAATGAGAACCGCAATTGCCCCAATACCCATCGTTGCCCATATTGGAATTCTGATCCCTTTCACATTTCGGACCATTATGACACCATACACTGTCACAAACACGACAAGTGCAGGAACTGAGTAAAGATCAAGCATCATTTCTCATAAAATTGACACATCGTAATTTGCATGCCGGTCAAGTGCGCAATTAGCTTTATTTACCGTTTAGATGACACAAGCGGCATGACGACCGTAGACAAATTCGGCATTGCTTTTTCAATAGGATTCACTGTTGCGTTGGTCGCAATCGCCATGTCATTTAGTGGCATGAGCAGCGCACCGGCAAACACAATGCCAACACCGTCTCCAGCACCAACTCCGGCACCGGCCCCGGTAGAAGAGCCAGCTCCAGTCGAGGAACCAGCTGAAGTACCAGCACCCGTAGAAGAGCCAGCTCCAGTCGAGGAACCAGCTGAAGTACCAGTAGAAGAGCCAGAAGTTGAAGTCAGCGAACAAGTAATGTCAGCTGATGTCTCAATTCCAAGCGGCTCATCAGTGCCAGGATGTGAGGAGACTAACGAATGCTTCATTCCAGCTGAGGTAACAATTAGCGTAGGTGGCACAATCACCTGGACAAACGATGATACTGCAGCACACACCGTAACAAGCGGTACTGCAACAGATGGTCCAGACGGCACATTTGATAGCAGCATCCTCATGGCAGGAAAGACGTTTGAGCACACCTTTGATGAAGCAGGCGAATATGATTACTTCTGCATCGTCCACCCGTGGATGACAGGCCAAGTAGTTGTGGAGTAAATCCACAATTTCAAAATTTTTCTTTATTTTAGATATTCATCTTAGATATGTCTTGCTCCAAGTCGTCAACTAGCTTCTCATATCCCTGCCTTGTCTTGCCAAGCTGCGCCAGTTTTTGTGACTCTACTGTGTCAAGGTCCTTTGCCACCTGATCTGCCACTCCCTGAAGACGCATCTCGGCCATCATGAAGAGCCTGTTGTTTTCTTTCCACAAGTGAGCGGCAACATGTTCGATATATTCGGAGATCGATGACACCAGTGCATCAGAGGCACCAGATGCAAGATATTCTTTTGCAGCATCATCCATTTTCTGGGCAATCTGCTTTGTAATCTGATGCTCCATCAACATGACTGCGATTGGCCCCATGTGACGAGGCATTCCTGCCTTTTCAAGCGCCGGAAACAAGGATTCTTCTTCTTTTCCGTGGTGACATACATCAGTAAAGTTTTTTGAGAAATCCATCACAGGCATCAGGATTGATTCAGGGATTTGCTTTCCAGATTTGAGCAACTGGAGCGTCACATCCATTGATTTCAGCACCTTTTCAATCAAGGCGTGATCTTTTCTTAATGGTTCAGTAGACAATATGATGGCGCAATTTGGATCTCATTTAAGTTTTGATTTTTGTAAAAAATTAAGTCGGGTTATTTGGAACCCCACATCACATCCCACTTGTAGATGTAATAGTTTAGAACACCAGAGCAGAGATCACCGTATCTTTGTCCGAATTGTGCAGCGTCATTTTGTGTCCCCTCAAAAACTGCCATGCCGCCCGACTCGTCCCCAAAAGGCCCAGACCAGATGAACTTGCCTCCTTTGGCCCAATTTGAAATCAGTTCTAGGACAGATGGTGCAATTCGGTCAAGTTCTGAAGGATCTGTGTTTTCCTTCAGCTGGCTTACCAGAACCCATAATTCTTTGCTTGCAATTTCGCTAATTGTTTGTGACATAATCTGCTTTGTAACGTGTCAGAGTTAAAACTAGTGAAGCTTTCAAGGCGATGTTTTAGCGGTGTAATTCATGTTGATAAAACAGAGTTAAAAGAATTCATCCAGTGAGTTTTCCTTGAGTGGCTGGGCATCAAAGCCCATTTTAATTAGGTCGGACGCAAACTCGTCGACGAATCCGTGGACGGTGTAGATTTTTTCTGCGCCCGATCTTTTTACAAGGTCAATTAGATCAGAATAGTCACAATGATCTGAGAGTGGGACGGAATAGTCGTTTTTTCGTGCGTATGGTAGGTATGGTGACTTTGCCCAGCCCGAGAATCCGATGGTCACAGCATCATATTTTGATTTCATCTCTTTGATGAATGCGTTGTTGTTGGACATGAGCGGACAGACCATCACCCATGGTTTTTTGTCCAGCAGTCCTGCAGCCTGAGCCTCGGTGTGTCCCAGTCCAGGCTTGATTGGGATTCCAAGTCTTCTGTGTAGATCGTTCATCTCCTTGACAGAATCGTGATAGTATAATGGATCCCAGTGATCAAAAAGACAGGACAATGTTTGAGCCTTTCCAAGCTGGTATCCAAGCAACAAGACGGGTTTCCCCTTGTGGTACAAATCAGATATCGTCTCGTTTACTCTTTTGACGATTTCATCGGTGGTCGGAAAGATAAATTCCGGTTTTCCAAACGTGCACTCTGTAATCAAGACCTTACACTTTGGAACACTTGCAGCCTTTAGGAATCCCCTTTGCCTAGTACAGATGTCACCGGTGTAGAAGATATCATCAAACAAAAGACCCCGTGCTCCAAGAATGTGGCCCGAATCATACAATTCAAAGTTGTCAAGTGATTCCACGTGGTCAGACAGGTTCCGTCCCCTAAGTGTCGCAATCTCACGGGTCTCCCTAGTAGTTAGAACTGTCCCGCGCGCGCTGTGTGGGAGATGATCGGAATGTGCGTGAGATACAAAGTTGATGGCGTCTGCCACGGCGGTTTTCGGATCGATGTGGACG
Above is a window of Candidatus Nitrosotenuis cloacae DNA encoding:
- a CDS encoding Lrp/AsnC ligand binding domain-containing protein encodes the protein MSTAYFLVNTKIKHEVDVINRIKSILSQTELAHEVQGVFGIYDIVVKISAANDDTLRNVVLEKLRKIDNIESAITMMVNEEQE
- a CDS encoding Lrp/AsnC ligand binding domain-containing protein yields the protein MPSAFVIIHCDPAETYYVIRNLKYIPEVKTADDVFGYYEVVCKVEASTQKELEKIITNSIRKVQHIISTMTLTVIDGQG
- a CDS encoding SLC13 family permease — encoded protein: MMLDLYSVPALVVFVTVYGVIMVRNVKGIRIPIWATMGIGAIAVLILQIISPEQAYLAINFEVLMFLFGMFILVSGMESSGLLKYVTVRILEYAKTPNRVLLFILLVLGFLSAFLINDTVALVATPIVIGLATQMGIKPTPLLISLAFGITIGSVLTPIGNPQNLLVALGSGMMSPFWNFALYLIAPTLACMATTYLVLVRFYKTSLSAAVMPSTVTTTGMVTDLSLAKTSSLIAVLVIVGFFTVGFVNKIDGLSEINFSHVAFVGGLTLLAASRHRKKIFLEINWKIIAFFAAMFVFMAAMWNGGIIEIFASFFPSAGPSGGIQSLLNILVTSTGLSQVMSNVPFVAVYLPVMHSLGYAGQDTLFWIALASASTLAGNLTILGAASNIIILEAAEKKKEHAFSFWEFFKIGAIVTALNLAILFAFLVAYFTFDV
- a CDS encoding cupredoxin domain-containing protein, with product MTTVDKFGIAFSIGFTVALVAIAMSFSGMSSAPANTMPTPSPAPTPAPAPVEEPAPVEEPAEVPAPVEEPAPVEEPAEVPVEEPEVEVSEQVMSADVSIPSGSSVPGCEETNECFIPAEVTISVGGTITWTNDDTAAHTVTSGTATDGPDGTFDSSILMAGKTFEHTFDEAGEYDYFCIVHPWMTGQVVVE
- a CDS encoding hemerythrin domain-containing protein, which encodes MSTEPLRKDHALIEKVLKSMDVTLQLLKSGKQIPESILMPVMDFSKNFTDVCHHGKEEESLFPALEKAGMPRHMGPIAVMLMEHQITKQIAQKMDDAAKEYLASGASDALVSSISEYIEHVAAHLWKENNRLFMMAEMRLQGVADQVAKDLDTVESQKLAQLGKTRQGYEKLVDDLEQDISKMNI
- a CDS encoding MBL fold metallo-hydrolase; the encoded protein is MTKNGIVCSVGDRSVHIDPKTAVADAINFVSHAHSDHLPHSARGTVLTTRETREIATLRGRNLSDHVESLDNFELYDSGHILGARGLLFDDIFYTGDICTRQRGFLKAASVPKCKVLITECTFGKPEFIFPTTDEIVKRVNETISDLYHKGKPVLLLGYQLGKAQTLSCLFDHWDPLYYHDSVKEMNDLHRRLGIPIKPGLGHTEAQAAGLLDKKPWVMVCPLMSNNNAFIKEMKSKYDAVTIGFSGWAKSPYLPYARKNDYSVPLSDHCDYSDLIDLVKRSGAEKIYTVHGFVDEFASDLIKMGFDAQPLKENSLDEFF